GGTGCTCATCTCGTTTATCACGAGCACTACTGATGAGGTACTCCAGATTAGGATAAGTGTCCTTCGAGCGGAGGGCATCTTGGTAGTTGGCGGCAGAGCGGGCTGAGCGTACGGCGGTATTGTACTCGGTACGCAACCACTGTTCATTCCACTGGATATTGACCGCCTTAACGGCCTTGCGAAACTCTCTAAATGAGCGTAGATTGCCCTCCTCATCAAGGAGCATAGATACCAATAGCTTCTGCTCGGCATGCGCCTTAAAGGCTGCAAAAACGCCCGTATTGTACTTAAACTGGTCGAGGAAGCCCTGCTCAGGCTTTCCAAACTCAGGCGATGCGAATGCAGAGTCCACCGCATGCTGGAGAGGATCATTGGTTACTCTAAAAAGCGATGGAGAGAGGGTCTTCTTGGACTCTTCCACAAGTGCTTCCCCATATACCTCCTTGAGTGCCTCCTCAAAGAGTTTGTCGATATTGATGGAGTAGTCGTCAGCAAGTTGAATGTTCCCCGTAATAGAGTGCTTCAATTTCAGCCACCAAGGCGTCCGAACTTTCTGGGCTTTTTTTTTTGAAGCTGCAAGAGTTACATCATGCAGCTTTTTATCGGGTTGCTCTTCCTTTTTTGGCTCCTTCGGCTCCTCTTCTTCAGGCTTTTCCTCCTCTTGCTTTGGCTCCTCCTTTTTGCCTGTGGTTGGCTCGTCTCCATCTGGTGCAGGTATGCCGTATCGGTCCCGTAGGTAGCTCTCAGGTATCGCCATTAGTGTAGAGAGCTGCACCAAGTCATTCACCGATGTTTGCTCCACGGAGCTTGGGAAGACAAATCGACCTCCACTGACGGGCAATCCTCGCTCCTCAAGGAAAGGTAACACCTGACTATTGAGTATTCGCTGCACATACTTCTGGTCGCTCTTAAATAGCGACTCCTCCACCTCCATGTGCACCTCACCCAGCGAGCGTGCCCCCTTATCCCCTGCAATGGTGGTGAGCGTTTGCCCCAGCAGGCTAATCAATATCTCCTCATTACAAGCCTTGCGGAATTGGTCAAAGCTGATACCATTGGTGGCTTTGGTCTCCCGAATATCTATCTCCGCACCGTCAGGCACCACCATATAGGCAGCAGATCCAGCTTGTTCCAAAGCCTGCTCGAGTACCCGTCGTGAGGCTTGGTCGTAAGAGTTGTATTTACCGATACGCATCGGCATGCCGAATAACTCTATCCACTGTGCCCAGTCGCCAAAGCCCCCTCGCTTAAAGATAGCATACGGGATGCCTTTGAGGATTAGCCCCCAGTAGCGTGGCTTACCGCAAACGATCAGCGAGCGCTCCCCCTCGTAGGGGATTACCTTTTCTTCGTTGGCGAGGTCGATGATGATACCCTTCCGCTCCAAGGAGATGTGCTTGGTAGGGATGGCAGAAGTTACAAGCCCATCGTCATTAAAGCTCAGCTCCGCAGCAGAGCGGCCATAAAACCTTGACTTGGCAATCTCCTTGAGTAGGTCCTCCCAAGCAATTGTATCCATCAGGTCATCCATCACCTCTACAGGTTTGCCCTTGCTATCTGCAAACACCAAATCGGCCAGAGCCACTGCATTGGTACGCTTATCCACCCCATGCGATAGGTAGGGGTCGAGCAGCATATCATCATACATATCATAGAGGGTGGATGGGCGACCGTAGTCAGCACTACGTAGTGCCGAGCGCCAAGCACTTGCCTC
The Porphyromonadaceae bacterium W3.11 genome window above contains:
- a CDS encoding DUF935 family protein, with protein sequence LPLIYLDPTLNAITTIDMAKKKSKKPAQTGTVIQDLVIKPIRRNVWEASAWRSALRSADYGRPSTLYDMYDDMLLDPYLSHGVDKRTNAVALADLVFADSKGKPVEVMDDLMDTIAWEDLLKEIAKSRFYGRSAAELSFNDDGLVTSAIPTKHISLERKGIIIDLANEEKVIPYEGERSLIVCGKPRYWGLILKGIPYAIFKRGGFGDWAQWIELFGMPMRIGKYNSYDQASRRVLEQALEQAGSAAYMVVPDGAEIDIRETKATNGISFDQFRKACNEEILISLLGQTLTTIAGDKGARSLGEVHMEVEESLFKSDQKYVQRILNSQVLPFLEERGLPVSGGRFVFPSSVEQTSVNDLVQLSTLMAIPESYLRDRYGIPAPDGDEPTTGKKEEPKQEEEKPEEEEPKEPKKEEQPDKKLHDVTLAASKKKAQKVRTPWWLKLKHSITGNIQLADDYSINIDKLFEEALKEVYGEALVEESKKTLSPSLFRVTNDPLQHAVDSAFASPEFGKPEQGFLDQFKYNTGVFAAFKAHAEQKLLVSMLLDEEGNLRSFREFRKAVKAVNIQWNEQWLRTEYNTAVRSARSAANYQDALRSKDTYPNLEYLISSARDKRDEHLELVGTILPIEDPFWDIYLPPWDWNCQCSFRPTDKPATGVPKITQMIPPTFQNNPGKTAEFVKLNEHPYLKGKGVATCPECRRQGLVSSGSGDELCQMHQQAREEHVQKLDSKETTKRLLAVLRPKEVRYPEFKGKLGKFVRNSVTENMRYGELYPIKKEVLENIDEYLNAEYMHKFKKNVKRSKDNYVLGYHKFTIKYKGNNPIGKDRNIELQFEERETGEIVFHFIKLI